A window of the Halichoerus grypus chromosome 2, mHalGry1.hap1.1, whole genome shotgun sequence genome harbors these coding sequences:
- the METTL2A gene encoding tRNA N(3)-cytidine methyltransferase METTL2A isoform X1: MAGPYPERAPAVVGAKRQQFGSRFLNDPARVFHHNAWDNVEWSEEQAAAAERKVRENSTQRVCQEKQVDYEVNAHKYWNEFYKIHENRFFKDRHWLFTEFPELAPSLDQNDFNDWLSENKRSEVPEGRSKEDGPGLKIEEQHMCSSDSLGHKTQMPPVEGDVTQKLNRLEICADEFPGSSATYRILEVGCGVGNTVFPILQTNNDPGLFVYCCDFSSTAVELVQTNSAYDPCRCFAFVHDLCDEDMSYPVPGESLDIIILIFVLSAVVPDKMQKAINGLSRLLKPGGMMLLRDYGRYDMAQLRFKKGQCLSENFYVRGDGTRVYFFTQGMKTLIFAYASSPPNTSSDVAPCALRSKTVGRSHLWGPSPPCAQLPGTRSLFCRQAPLTGAFSPPHGPPAVCSSSQSLCPKQETCPILRDFSATGVTLKAGSPRRGPGARPVLPGSGCNPGWLSSAAGPAHVPTAIPGSFILSHTFLSLW; this comes from the exons ATGGCCGGCCCGTATCCTGAGCGCGCTCCGGCTGTGGTCGGCGCGAAGAGGCAGCAGTTTGGAAGCAGGTTCCTGAACGATCCGGCGCGCGTCTTCCACCATAATGCCTG GGACAATGTGGAGTGGTCGGAGGAGCAGGCCGCCGCAGCGGAGAGGAAAGTCCGGGAGAACAGTACCCAGCGGGTGTGCCAGGAGAAGCAAG TTGATTATGAAGTCAATGCCCACAAATACTGGAATGAGTTCTACAAAATCCACGAAAACAGGTTTTTCAAGGATAGACATTGGCTTTTCACTGAATTCCCAGAGTTGGCACCTAGCCTGGACCAAAATGACTTTAATGATTGGCTCTCAGAGAACAAGAGGAGTGAAGTACCTGAAGGTAGGAGCAAGGAGGACGGACCTGGTTTAAAGATAGAAGAACAGCACATGTGTTCTTCAGATAGCCTTGGACATAAAACACAGATGCCTCCTGTGGAAGGAGATGTAACTCAGAAACTCAACCGCCTGGAAATCTGTGCTGATGAGTTCCCTGGATCCTCGGCCACCTACAGAATACTCGAG GTTGGTTGTGGTGTGGGAAACACAGTCTTTCCGATTTTACAAACTAACAA TGATCCGGGACTTTTTGTTTACTGTTGTGATTTTTCTTCCACAGCTGTAGAACTGGTCCAG ACAAATTCAGCATACGATCCTTGTCGGTGCTTTGCCTTTGTCCACGATCTGTGTGATGAAGATATGAGTTACCCAGTGCCCGGGGAGAGCCTCGAcatcatcatcctcatatttGTTCTTTCGGCCGTTGTTCCAGACAA GATGCAGAAGGCCATCAACGGGCTGAGCAGGCTTCTGAAGCCCGGAGGGATGATGCTTCTGCGAGATTATGGCCGCTATGACATGGCTCAGCTTCGgtttaaaaaag GTCAGTGTCTGTCTGAAAATTTCTACGTGAGAGGTGACGGTACTAGAGTTTACTTCTTCACACAAGGTATGAAAACGCTCATCTTTGCGTACGCCAGTAGTCCCCCAAACACCAGCTCAGACGTTGCTCCGTGTGCTCTCAGAAGTAAGACTGTTGGGCGCTCCCACCTGTGGGGGCCTTCGCCACCCTGCGCTCAGCTGCCCGGAACCCGTTCGCTGTTCTGCAGACAGGCTCCACTTACAGGAGCCTTCAGCCCTCCGCATGGCCCTCCTGCGGTCTGCTCTTCCTCCCAGTCCCTTTGTCCAAAACAGGAGACCTGCCCCATTTTGCGGGACTTCAGTGCGACTGGTGTCACCCTGAAGGCTGGGTCACCCCGTAGGGGCCCCGGAGCCAGGCCCGTGCTCCCTGGCTCCGGCTGTAACCCAGGATGGCTCTCCTCTGCGGCCGGCCCTGCCCACGTGCCCACTGCCATTCCTGGGTCCTTTATTCTGTCACATACTTTTCTGAGCCTCTGGTGA
- the METTL2A gene encoding tRNA N(3)-cytidine methyltransferase METTL2A isoform X3 — protein sequence MAGPYPERAPAVVGAKRQQFGSRFLNDPARVFHHNAWDNVEWSEEQAAAAERKVRENSTQRVCQEKQVDYEVNAHKYWNEFYKIHENRFFKDRHWLFTEFPELAPSLDQNDFNDWLSENKRSEVPEGRSKEDGPGLKIEEQHMCSSDSLGHKTQMPPVEGDVTQKLNRLEICADEFPGSSATYRILEVGCGVGNTVFPILQTNNDPGLFVYCCDFSSTAVELVQTNSAYDPCRCFAFVHDLCDEDMSYPVPGESLDIIILIFVLSAVVPDKMQKAINGLSRLLKPGGMMLLRDYGRYDMAQLRFKKGQCLSENFYVRGDGTRVYFFTQEELDTLFTTAGLEKVQNLVDRRLQVNRGKQLTMYRVWIQCKYRKPLLSGAG from the exons ATGGCCGGCCCGTATCCTGAGCGCGCTCCGGCTGTGGTCGGCGCGAAGAGGCAGCAGTTTGGAAGCAGGTTCCTGAACGATCCGGCGCGCGTCTTCCACCATAATGCCTG GGACAATGTGGAGTGGTCGGAGGAGCAGGCCGCCGCAGCGGAGAGGAAAGTCCGGGAGAACAGTACCCAGCGGGTGTGCCAGGAGAAGCAAG TTGATTATGAAGTCAATGCCCACAAATACTGGAATGAGTTCTACAAAATCCACGAAAACAGGTTTTTCAAGGATAGACATTGGCTTTTCACTGAATTCCCAGAGTTGGCACCTAGCCTGGACCAAAATGACTTTAATGATTGGCTCTCAGAGAACAAGAGGAGTGAAGTACCTGAAGGTAGGAGCAAGGAGGACGGACCTGGTTTAAAGATAGAAGAACAGCACATGTGTTCTTCAGATAGCCTTGGACATAAAACACAGATGCCTCCTGTGGAAGGAGATGTAACTCAGAAACTCAACCGCCTGGAAATCTGTGCTGATGAGTTCCCTGGATCCTCGGCCACCTACAGAATACTCGAG GTTGGTTGTGGTGTGGGAAACACAGTCTTTCCGATTTTACAAACTAACAA TGATCCGGGACTTTTTGTTTACTGTTGTGATTTTTCTTCCACAGCTGTAGAACTGGTCCAG ACAAATTCAGCATACGATCCTTGTCGGTGCTTTGCCTTTGTCCACGATCTGTGTGATGAAGATATGAGTTACCCAGTGCCCGGGGAGAGCCTCGAcatcatcatcctcatatttGTTCTTTCGGCCGTTGTTCCAGACAA GATGCAGAAGGCCATCAACGGGCTGAGCAGGCTTCTGAAGCCCGGAGGGATGATGCTTCTGCGAGATTATGGCCGCTATGACATGGCTCAGCTTCGgtttaaaaaag GTCAGTGTCTGTCTGAAAATTTCTACGTGAGAGGTGACGGTACTAGAGTTTACTTCTTCACACAAG AGGAGCTGGATACACTTTTCACTACTGCTGGACTGGAAAAGGTTCAAAACCTGGTGGATCGCCGATTGCAAGTGAACCGGGGGAAACAGCTGACAATGTACCGGGTTTGGATTCAGTGCAAATATCGCAAGCCTCTTCTGTCTGGTGCTGGCTGA
- the METTL2A gene encoding tRNA N(3)-cytidine methyltransferase METTL2A isoform X4, which produces MAGPYPERAPAVVGAKRQQFGSRFLNDPARVFHHNAWDNVEWSEEQAAAAERKVRENSTQRVCQEKQVDYEVNAHKYWNEFYKIHENRFFKDRHWLFTEFPELAPSLDQNDFNDWLSENKRSEVPEGRSKEDGPGLKIEEQHMCSSDSLGHKTQMPPVEGDVTQKLNRLEICADEFPGSSATYRILEVGCGVGNTVFPILQTNNDPGLFVYCCDFSSTAVELVQTNSAYDPCRCFAFVHDLCDEDMSYPVPGESLDIIILIFVLSAVVPDKMQKAINGLSRLLKPGGMMLLRDYGRYDMAQLRFKKGRKGPVNAEMLRTHVSPGGMLLASASQMQGPS; this is translated from the exons ATGGCCGGCCCGTATCCTGAGCGCGCTCCGGCTGTGGTCGGCGCGAAGAGGCAGCAGTTTGGAAGCAGGTTCCTGAACGATCCGGCGCGCGTCTTCCACCATAATGCCTG GGACAATGTGGAGTGGTCGGAGGAGCAGGCCGCCGCAGCGGAGAGGAAAGTCCGGGAGAACAGTACCCAGCGGGTGTGCCAGGAGAAGCAAG TTGATTATGAAGTCAATGCCCACAAATACTGGAATGAGTTCTACAAAATCCACGAAAACAGGTTTTTCAAGGATAGACATTGGCTTTTCACTGAATTCCCAGAGTTGGCACCTAGCCTGGACCAAAATGACTTTAATGATTGGCTCTCAGAGAACAAGAGGAGTGAAGTACCTGAAGGTAGGAGCAAGGAGGACGGACCTGGTTTAAAGATAGAAGAACAGCACATGTGTTCTTCAGATAGCCTTGGACATAAAACACAGATGCCTCCTGTGGAAGGAGATGTAACTCAGAAACTCAACCGCCTGGAAATCTGTGCTGATGAGTTCCCTGGATCCTCGGCCACCTACAGAATACTCGAG GTTGGTTGTGGTGTGGGAAACACAGTCTTTCCGATTTTACAAACTAACAA TGATCCGGGACTTTTTGTTTACTGTTGTGATTTTTCTTCCACAGCTGTAGAACTGGTCCAG ACAAATTCAGCATACGATCCTTGTCGGTGCTTTGCCTTTGTCCACGATCTGTGTGATGAAGATATGAGTTACCCAGTGCCCGGGGAGAGCCTCGAcatcatcatcctcatatttGTTCTTTCGGCCGTTGTTCCAGACAA GATGCAGAAGGCCATCAACGGGCTGAGCAGGCTTCTGAAGCCCGGAGGGATGATGCTTCTGCGAGATTATGGCCGCTATGACATGGCTCAGCTTCGgtttaaaaaag
- the METTL2A gene encoding tRNA N(3)-cytidine methyltransferase METTL2A isoform X5, translating to MPGTMWSGRRSRPPQRRGKSGRTVPSGCARRSKVGCGVGNTVFPILQTNNDPGLFVYCCDFSSTAVELVQTNSAYDPCRCFAFVHDLCDEDMSYPVPGESLDIIILIFVLSAVVPDKMQKAINGLSRLLKPGGMMLLRDYGRYDMAQLRFKKGQCLSENFYVRGDGTRVYFFTQGMKTLIFAYASSPPNTSSDVAPCALRSKTVGRSHLWGPSPPCAQLPGTRSLFCRQAPLTGAFSPPHGPPAVCSSSQSLCPKQETCPILRDFSATGVTLKAGSPRRGPGARPVLPGSGCNPGWLSSAAGPAHVPTAIPGSFILSHTFLSLW from the exons ATGCCTG GGACAATGTGGAGTGGTCGGAGGAGCAGGCCGCCGCAGCGGAGAGGAAAGTCCGGGAGAACAGTACCCAGCGGGTGTGCCAGGAGAAGCAAG GTTGGTTGTGGTGTGGGAAACACAGTCTTTCCGATTTTACAAACTAACAA TGATCCGGGACTTTTTGTTTACTGTTGTGATTTTTCTTCCACAGCTGTAGAACTGGTCCAG ACAAATTCAGCATACGATCCTTGTCGGTGCTTTGCCTTTGTCCACGATCTGTGTGATGAAGATATGAGTTACCCAGTGCCCGGGGAGAGCCTCGAcatcatcatcctcatatttGTTCTTTCGGCCGTTGTTCCAGACAA GATGCAGAAGGCCATCAACGGGCTGAGCAGGCTTCTGAAGCCCGGAGGGATGATGCTTCTGCGAGATTATGGCCGCTATGACATGGCTCAGCTTCGgtttaaaaaag GTCAGTGTCTGTCTGAAAATTTCTACGTGAGAGGTGACGGTACTAGAGTTTACTTCTTCACACAAGGTATGAAAACGCTCATCTTTGCGTACGCCAGTAGTCCCCCAAACACCAGCTCAGACGTTGCTCCGTGTGCTCTCAGAAGTAAGACTGTTGGGCGCTCCCACCTGTGGGGGCCTTCGCCACCCTGCGCTCAGCTGCCCGGAACCCGTTCGCTGTTCTGCAGACAGGCTCCACTTACAGGAGCCTTCAGCCCTCCGCATGGCCCTCCTGCGGTCTGCTCTTCCTCCCAGTCCCTTTGTCCAAAACAGGAGACCTGCCCCATTTTGCGGGACTTCAGTGCGACTGGTGTCACCCTGAAGGCTGGGTCACCCCGTAGGGGCCCCGGAGCCAGGCCCGTGCTCCCTGGCTCCGGCTGTAACCCAGGATGGCTCTCCTCTGCGGCCGGCCCTGCCCACGTGCCCACTGCCATTCCTGGGTCCTTTATTCTGTCACATACTTTTCTGAGCCTCTGGTGA
- the METTL2A gene encoding tRNA N(3)-cytidine methyltransferase METTL2A isoform X2: MLCLVYMITLAEKMSLKLDSSDQILNIGGGGKLMTGEFCIFSLCDGREDFRASAKESWVKRSAVDYEVNAHKYWNEFYKIHENRFFKDRHWLFTEFPELAPSLDQNDFNDWLSENKRSEVPEGRSKEDGPGLKIEEQHMCSSDSLGHKTQMPPVEGDVTQKLNRLEICADEFPGSSATYRILEVGCGVGNTVFPILQTNNDPGLFVYCCDFSSTAVELVQTNSAYDPCRCFAFVHDLCDEDMSYPVPGESLDIIILIFVLSAVVPDKMQKAINGLSRLLKPGGMMLLRDYGRYDMAQLRFKKGQCLSENFYVRGDGTRVYFFTQGMKTLIFAYASSPPNTSSDVAPCALRSKTVGRSHLWGPSPPCAQLPGTRSLFCRQAPLTGAFSPPHGPPAVCSSSQSLCPKQETCPILRDFSATGVTLKAGSPRRGPGARPVLPGSGCNPGWLSSAAGPAHVPTAIPGSFILSHTFLSLW, translated from the exons ATGCTGTGCCTCGTCTATATGATTACCCTAGCTGAGAAAATGTCATTGAAGCTAGATTCTAGCGATCAGATTCtaaatattggggggggggggaagctaaTGACTGGTGAATTTTGTATCTTTTCCTTGTGTGATGGCCGTGAGGATTTTAGGGCTTCTGCCAAGGAAAGCTGGGTGAAGAGGAGTGCAG TTGATTATGAAGTCAATGCCCACAAATACTGGAATGAGTTCTACAAAATCCACGAAAACAGGTTTTTCAAGGATAGACATTGGCTTTTCACTGAATTCCCAGAGTTGGCACCTAGCCTGGACCAAAATGACTTTAATGATTGGCTCTCAGAGAACAAGAGGAGTGAAGTACCTGAAGGTAGGAGCAAGGAGGACGGACCTGGTTTAAAGATAGAAGAACAGCACATGTGTTCTTCAGATAGCCTTGGACATAAAACACAGATGCCTCCTGTGGAAGGAGATGTAACTCAGAAACTCAACCGCCTGGAAATCTGTGCTGATGAGTTCCCTGGATCCTCGGCCACCTACAGAATACTCGAG GTTGGTTGTGGTGTGGGAAACACAGTCTTTCCGATTTTACAAACTAACAA TGATCCGGGACTTTTTGTTTACTGTTGTGATTTTTCTTCCACAGCTGTAGAACTGGTCCAG ACAAATTCAGCATACGATCCTTGTCGGTGCTTTGCCTTTGTCCACGATCTGTGTGATGAAGATATGAGTTACCCAGTGCCCGGGGAGAGCCTCGAcatcatcatcctcatatttGTTCTTTCGGCCGTTGTTCCAGACAA GATGCAGAAGGCCATCAACGGGCTGAGCAGGCTTCTGAAGCCCGGAGGGATGATGCTTCTGCGAGATTATGGCCGCTATGACATGGCTCAGCTTCGgtttaaaaaag GTCAGTGTCTGTCTGAAAATTTCTACGTGAGAGGTGACGGTACTAGAGTTTACTTCTTCACACAAGGTATGAAAACGCTCATCTTTGCGTACGCCAGTAGTCCCCCAAACACCAGCTCAGACGTTGCTCCGTGTGCTCTCAGAAGTAAGACTGTTGGGCGCTCCCACCTGTGGGGGCCTTCGCCACCCTGCGCTCAGCTGCCCGGAACCCGTTCGCTGTTCTGCAGACAGGCTCCACTTACAGGAGCCTTCAGCCCTCCGCATGGCCCTCCTGCGGTCTGCTCTTCCTCCCAGTCCCTTTGTCCAAAACAGGAGACCTGCCCCATTTTGCGGGACTTCAGTGCGACTGGTGTCACCCTGAAGGCTGGGTCACCCCGTAGGGGCCCCGGAGCCAGGCCCGTGCTCCCTGGCTCCGGCTGTAACCCAGGATGGCTCTCCTCTGCGGCCGGCCCTGCCCACGTGCCCACTGCCATTCCTGGGTCCTTTATTCTGTCACATACTTTTCTGAGCCTCTGGTGA